One Sparus aurata chromosome 23, fSpaAur1.1, whole genome shotgun sequence genomic window, ATGATACTAAACGAAAAGGGAGACTTACCATCCCAGAAGCCTCATCATGTGGACAACTCCACATGGAtgagttaaataaaaatataactgCGGGATCAGaatgcggggggggggggggggggtctcttCTCTAAAGGTCCCTGTCTCTAAAGGTTTCAGGGCACCTGCATAAAACAGACGAAGATGAAAAAGGTAGAAGAGGAGaacaaggaggaagaggaggagagcttCCTGTCTTGGGCCGTTGCAAGGCCGCTCTCACAGGGCAACAGAGGGGAGGGAAAAGATGGAGGTGAAGAATAGGGGGCGAAAAGGTAAGAGTAGcctcatctccctccctctattGATCCCAGTCCTTCTTGACGTCGAAGTTCCACTCCCAGTCCAAGTAGCTGTTCTTGTCGTCGTCGATGAAGCGGGAATGGACCCCGTAGCGGCCACGTGACATCAGGCCTTTGGGCGTCTCATCAACCGGGCCCACAAACTCATGCTCCTCCGCCTTTGGGCCGTAACTGCCCACCATGTGTGACACCTTGTTCACTGCAAGACAGACACAAAATGGACACTCAGTAAACGGAGCCCGGATCCATCAGGGTGCTAAACATTAGATTTGGGATTTAAAGTGAAGCTCTGCCGATTTTGCGCATCAAGGTCTGTCTATAGGTTGTGggggttgcattgtgggtaataaaGGCAGCAgttttttgaaaaggaagaataatATGTGGAACAAAAACGAGGACATGTGGTTCTGCAGCACGTCCGTGTTCAATCCaacaatgttaaaaataaaaactgtccatcaaatgtatttattgatttcAATTACTTAAAATGGGACACCGTGCAGccaaaacataaataatttgCATCTGTAGCTATCTCATATAAATACATAGAGAATacaaaatattgtttgttaAGAATTGGTCCTGGGTGACTGTggttcagaaaaacaaacttgtcACTGATCAAGATGAATAACACATCAGCTGAAATGGAGATGTATTATCCAGAGTAGGGAAGTTTTAGTATATTAAATGTTTGACAGGATATtacatcactttcttttttttttcttttattgcatTCATCAGGGGTGAAAACATCACAATAAGagctggcttttattttgttataatcTCTTTCCATGCATCTTCATTATCTGCACATCTCCAGTTTGGTTCCATTTTTAATTCAAGTCAATCTCCAATAATTTCATCCCTGTGTCTTCAATAACTATATTGcaatttttgttaattttactTGGTAATCTCCTGGAAATATTAAGGACAGAACCCGATAAAATAATctattttaagaaaaatataaaaagtgaaaaattttttacagaaaaaaacatattactgACTCACCCTAACGTTATTTTTGATAACATAAGTGCTGTGATCACTGTTTCCCTCACTGAGCATGTGGTTCATCATGTGATCACTTTAGAGCTGCTCTTCACTAAGTAGGAGTTGCTtgacaaatcatattttctacTCTTTAAGTGCACTTTTACATACAGGTATAATttgctgaataaaaaagtaatccTCGCACTTGGTTACAGATGTTAGATGCACATTCAGTTGCATGCAGGATACATTTGAGGTATAAATGGGGAAACTGTAGGCCATGAATGGTAACGGTTTGCACTCCTTCTTTTTGTTCGCTGATGTTCGAGCTTTACTCCTGCAGTAGCACACATGACAGATGCCTCGTCACACTTATCCTTATCTGTTTTAAAAGGCGTTCAGTCAAACTGCAAGTCTTAAATGACAACCAGCGTCGATTGATGTTCAGTTGCTTCATGTCTTTTTGTCACTTTATGAATGACATCATTAGGAAAACTTGATGGGTAGTCTTGTATATGGGCTTCAAAAGGAACATTACATCTGGTATAGAATAGCTGAGTTGAACTCACCCTTTATTCCTTTTCTGTGGATCACATGATTGTACTTCAAGCCAGCGACGATTTCTCTgttcacctgcagacacacacggtCTCATAAAATCTTGTCATGGACTTTTCAGTCAGTTACAAACAAAACCGGCATCCCAAAGTTAGCGTGAACCCCAAATGACGTTACATGTATTCAACCCCTTGCTAGAGGTTATTACTTCCCTAAGAGCACAGCTACACATGGATTCATCCAGTTTCTACACTCACTTTTTCTCAGCACACTGGCAAATATGAGTGGGGTACGCTGGTTCACCAGTCGATCACAGGGATGACTCATATTCAAAACAGGCATTAGAGAGCGTCCAGTTCATCTACATCCTGTGCTGCTGCCTGTGTTTGGGTGTTTTTTGTGGGAGGAAAATGGAGCTTGAAGAAGGAACCCACACAGGAGTAATGAAAACATGCTAACTGCGCACAGAGAGAAAACCCCAGCTAGTTggcaaaagcaaacaaaaaatgtgtttgtctgcgAATCTTCACTACATATATTTAAAGGGGTGCATAAAGTTGGGGACTCACATGAGCCAAATTTTTAACGGAAAGATTGTAATTGAAGCAGGCAGGGACATGTCAATATCAAATTTCTCATTATGCATCTTAACACCTTCCTTTATCTCCTGCCCTCTGAATTCCAACttctttttaaaccttttttttttcagttttcaccAGGCTTACAGGCTGGGTGTTACCCAGAAGCACAAGAAAACTCAGCTTCATGTGTAAAATAAGTGGAGAGCCCCTTTTGATGACTTCATTTTAATACCCTTTTCAGCTGCAGTAAACGATCTAACGAGCCAACCCACAATCAGTCCTGATTGTAACAGCTTTTTATGGGATTCAGCGCTACACGTTTCAATTTTCGGACAATGTTCTTTCTTTTGGGAACgtgtaataaacaaacaaagagctcTTCTGTTCTGGATGAGGCTGCGTTTAAGGACGCAGTGATGCAGTTTGTCCAGCAGGTGTCCTCACAGCAGAGTGCAGTCTCTCAGCTGTTTGGTCATTCTCTGCACATCTCCCTTTTCCTCCAGGGCCAAGTCCCTGGAGTTCTACCCTCTGTCTctagtccacacacacacacacagacaatcacacacacacacacacacacacacacacacacacacacacacacacacacacactcactacaCCGACCTCTTTTCTCTCTACAGCCATGCAGTGTCTCGATTTCAACAAAAAGCTGCTCGTCAAACCTACATTTCCATTTACGCCAAATAGCTTTCCTCGCGTCTCAGGTTTTCCTAATTTTCTCATTTTGATCCCTTTTGTTCTTACTGTCCTATCGAGTACAGAAATATTTCCCTTAATCCGAATCACTTGCAAACCATTCCTGAAGCAGTGGATAATCAGGTATTTaacctatgtgtgtgtgtgttttgcagcagctccactgaatTTTAGAGACAGGACGAACAAACACTATCAGCTGTAGTTCCCAAGGACAGCTCCCTCTCCCAACACCTCTAGGCCATTTCAAAACAGCCAGTAGTAATATAGCCTGCACTCCACAGTCGATACTGTCGTTTGTTTAGTGCATTTGTCTTATTTGTGTGGCCAGCTGGTCGAATATAGatgattgaataataataataattcatattCTTATAAATCTCCCACAAACATCCTCTGTGGTCTCTGGGAACAATACTTCTCTTGTGGATATCTGCTCTGCATCTCCTTTCAGAAGTATTTCTTCCTGTCCAGTCTGTAATTATTTATAGTGGACACAGAGGTAAAGAGCATGGGAaatggctgctgcgtgtttaCACTGAGTGGGTTATTTGTAACAGAGCAGTGAAGGAGACGGAAGAGGACGGAGGTGTGAGAAAACAGAAGGGGTAACAAGTGCAGGCGGAGGCGGGGCACggagagggaaaaggagagaaagaaaaggtgacgcaagggagaaaagaaaaaagtcagatgTTGATAGAGAGAGAGGCGTCAAAGGGAGAAGTTAATCGATAGTTACGGTCACTGACGAGAGTTTTACGTTCGAATCAGAGCTATCAATGATTTCTCATCTTGGCCATCACACCAGAAAACAGTAGAAACAGCAGTAATAAAAGTAGTTCTGTTTATGTTAAAGGTGAACTGATCAGGATTCAGGCCTGTTGTTGATGAGAAAATTAGGAATTTGTAACTTTCTCCATCAGTTGGGCGAGTTGTTGGGGCAGCACTGGAGGCAGCAGACAGGAGCAGCGGTGGTACTGACCCTGCCCTCGCTTGTTGTTGTGCCAGCTACtgtgctggatttttttttgctcgttTCTACCTTTCTTACAGTTGGATCGATGCTTAGTGCACAACCATTTGCTAATTGGCACTTTACACAAACCACAGCTGAGGGTGCATAATCACAGTATTGCACGGATTTCagttttgacctgatgatggcgctaaAGGAAAAGTCATCAAAGTGGTTTCTTTTCATCTTGAGGTGAATGTCTGCACGAAAGATATTTCACTGGAACCTCATGAGGATTTGGCCTTTGGGGGCTTCGAATGTCAGTTTACCAAAAGGTTTGTGCCCATCTATTCAGaagtttttgatttatttcacagGATGAGTAAAATaagtgaaaacacatttctttagtACTTCTTTAGTAGTTTCTTTATTGTCAAAGAAAATACATTCCATTTACTACGGTGCAGTTAATTTTAGATATTTCAAGATATTTTTAACTTGATATCTATACTTTGACTtatctgtacttttttttacagcccTCCTCTGGACCCGATAGCTGGACGGGACAGACTGACAGTGTCATCTATGGCGCCATGGCGTTAGCTTAGCTGAAATCAATGAAATTGAAATATACTGGCTCGCTCCCTAATTTTAGAAATATAGAAGATAATCAATTGTCAGAGTTGAGCAGCCAACTTGCTGACAGGTTTGCTTCACCAGCATTACTCCTTACTGGCACTATAAAATAGAAGAGCACCGAAAAGGCTCATTAAATATGATAATGGCCTTGTTTGATATTGTGGTCTGATTTTATTGTACATGGTGGCTTACTcagcatacacacactctctctccctctccccttctTTCTCTTTATCACTTACAGTAAATACCTGATCATCTGTTTGTTCATTCGATCTGTGTTGTAATACAGTAAGtctctcctctgtggctctgtccGCCCGTCTTACCTTGAAGTCTATCTTTAGTCTGTATGTCACCCCTTCCTTTAAGACGAGGGTCTTCTCCTTCAGAGCTTTAAGGTCTGcgaacaaacaacaacaacaacaaaacattactCATCGGTTTACACGTATGACATCGCCTGATGCAGTAGGTCAGAATGACTCACTGTAAGGTCACACTCCTGCTGTTCTACTGTGGAGTCACAGGAGTGccataaaaacaaatgcatctTTACACGGAGGAAAACAAATGTGGAAACAGAGGAatgaaaaactcaacaaaaaacTCTAAAGGACAGTtcttaaaatgcaaaagaatATATGTACTCACTTATATGTTCATTACTTATTTGTTCACTTATTTTTGTCTATATTCATTAAAATTTGTTTTGCcattttggattttatttttcattcttttccttttccGTACTGCTTTTAGAGGAATAAAAAAGTTGCATCATCAgttgcatatatatatatgtacaatCAAGCATTTTCCCTCTCATGTTTTTAGCTAACTAAGAAGAATTTAAGTGATATCCAAGGTTGGCATTCGCGCCCCAGTGACTCTCAAACTAGAACATCTTCTATGGACAATGaaactgtctttttctttgctttggGGTTGAATGGGTTCATACTGAAAGGGGAAGAAGCATCCCGGATCACTGTGAAAGCACATCACAATCAAAAATCGCATCCACTGCCTAATCACTTTATATCTCAATTTAAAACCCGACCATCAGGCCTGAGTGCTTCCTAATGGACGGAGAGAAACGGAGGAAGgcggcgaggaggaggaggaggaggagatgaaggagagatAGAGGAATGAggtgaataaaaacagacagcagtGATGTGTGGAAGAAGACAGATCGGGCAAAGAAAGGAAGTGGCctacagatcacacacacacacacacacacacacaaacagagagtaCATCTCCCTGTACAGGGCAAGAGGTTTGATTCCTTCCGGTGTCAgccatattaaaaaaatatgcatttgtGGCACTTTAAGTGAAAGCCTCTGAGAAACAGCATGATGATAATCTCCCAACTCCGCGCATGTCGACTGACTGTTCTCACTTTGATTAAAAATCTACACGTCCCCCTGAGGTTTGGGAGCGCTACACCACCACATCAAACACTTGAAACTCCCCATTagataaaatcaaaaatgcatgtTATCGAGATAATGAAGCTGTTCCTTGGTGACGTTATTCACTGCTCCAATCTCTGTCTCAACCTCATTTCATTCAGTCTATCTCCCTCTATGAAGTGCTGGTACGTGACTCTCCtctctcgtctcctcctcctccttttttctcccgTCTCAGGAGacgaagagagaaaagagaaaagatgcCGGCCTCCCCTGGGAGCGTCTGACTGAGAAAATAGGTCAGTGTGGAGAGCTGTACCTGTTCTCCTCACAggcacagacacgcacacacacacactcacacacacacaacatgcatgTCTATCTGTGCAGGGATGCACATGTGCAGGCAAACCCACATACTTAACACACAGCTGGAGCTCGCACTTGGCAAATATTGTGTAGATTGTGTATCTAATATTATCCAGAAAACCCCCAAAATATACAgaataaataactgaaaaatGTCTGATTTTCCATGTTAAATTACTTTATGATCTATTTAATAATATCTGCCATAAAAATTCAATTCTtcttataaaaatgtttttgtattgctCCTGCATACCAATAGACATGCATTTAACGTAAAACCTGCAACTTCATGACTTAAATCATTAAATACAACTAGGAATAACAGTGTTatctttatattattattaatctaACCTGAAATCCAACAATAAATAATTCTGATATCAGACAAGCTTTATACAATAACAAAATCttgtagtttttttaatttatctgaCAATTCAAGCCACCAGACCCCGGTTGGCTCCTTAGAATAGAATTCTAATCAAAAATGCAGTTCATATAGTATGATGCATTCTTGTAGATTTAACAAGCATAACACGACGAAGCGGCAGATCACACCGTGTTGTGTTGCTAGAAATGTGTAGCCAGCAAAACCATTTTTGCGCA contains:
- the arhgdig gene encoding rho GDP-dissociation inhibitor 3, coding for MLGVDVCEFGGQVLELLWLTMCYRGLMADKKDLPIEEEEDERNLNYNPPAQKSLEEIQKLDEDDESLVKYKQTLLGTLPITTDLSGSNVQVTRLTLLCDEAPAPLTMDLTDLKALKEKTLVLKEGVTYRLKIDFKVNREIVAGLKYNHVIHRKGIKVNKVSHMVGSYGPKAEEHEFVGPVDETPKGLMSRGRYGVHSRFIDDDKNSYLDWEWNFDVKKDWDQ